The Aggregatilinea lenta genome includes a region encoding these proteins:
- a CDS encoding winged helix-turn-helix domain-containing protein, giving the protein MTHMPAIEISRDTQRRFILGKQGLYPARRWTSSPASVAEAVRAGCVVQIDPLNVVARSHDIALYGRLHGYRPADLLGALYGDRALFDYGGTVMVHPMEELPYYRVIMARKAAERRWQVFEQEHPGVTEQVLREVTDRGPLSTRDFKSETPRVSTYRSGKVTGIALYRLWLAGKLMTHSRRGFDRVYDLRERIAPPEHDQTGSVEEAEAYFELEPFKSLNLITARSWRRFFAGTIERKVDAAEGTARFEALCAAGTIVPVELAHDGTELRYVLADDLPLLEVLHADDLPDVWQPSEEADDEMTLLAPLEIVSARGRAGLLFAFEYLWEVYKPEAKRRWGYYTLPILYHSRLVARLDPKLDRTTDTLVIKGFWLEDGVAVDAAFLDALARGLRRFMDFVGAQTLDLDAVSDKPVRNGLRARLEPGG; this is encoded by the coding sequence ATGACTCACATGCCCGCGATCGAGATTTCCAGAGACACCCAGCGCCGCTTCATTCTGGGCAAGCAGGGCCTCTATCCGGCGCGCCGCTGGACCAGCAGCCCGGCCAGCGTCGCGGAGGCGGTGCGCGCGGGCTGCGTGGTGCAGATCGATCCGCTGAACGTGGTAGCGCGTAGCCACGACATTGCGCTATACGGGCGACTGCACGGCTACCGTCCCGCCGACCTGCTGGGCGCGCTTTACGGCGACCGGGCGCTGTTCGATTACGGCGGCACGGTGATGGTCCATCCGATGGAGGAACTGCCCTACTACCGCGTGATCATGGCGCGCAAGGCCGCCGAACGGCGCTGGCAGGTCTTCGAGCAGGAGCATCCCGGCGTGACCGAGCAGGTCTTACGTGAAGTGACGGATCGCGGGCCACTGAGCACGCGCGACTTCAAGAGTGAAACGCCGCGCGTCAGCACCTACCGTTCCGGCAAGGTCACCGGCATCGCGCTCTACCGCCTGTGGCTGGCCGGCAAACTGATGACGCACAGCCGCCGGGGGTTCGACCGCGTGTACGACCTGCGCGAGCGGATCGCCCCGCCGGAACACGACCAAACGGGAAGCGTCGAGGAGGCGGAGGCATATTTCGAGCTGGAGCCGTTCAAGAGCCTCAACCTGATCACGGCGCGAAGCTGGCGCCGGTTTTTCGCCGGGACCATCGAGCGCAAGGTAGACGCGGCGGAAGGCACGGCGCGCTTCGAGGCGCTGTGCGCGGCAGGGACGATTGTGCCGGTAGAGCTGGCGCACGACGGCACAGAGCTGCGTTATGTGCTGGCCGACGACCTGCCACTGCTGGAGGTGCTGCATGCGGACGATCTGCCGGATGTGTGGCAGCCGTCCGAGGAGGCCGACGACGAGATGACTCTGCTCGCGCCGCTGGAGATCGTCAGCGCGCGCGGTCGGGCCGGCTTGCTGTTCGCCTTCGAGTACCTGTGGGAGGTCTACAAGCCGGAGGCCAAGCGGCGTTGGGGCTACTATACGCTGCCGATCCTCTACCACAGCCGGCTGGTCGCGCGGCTCGATCCCAAGCTGGACCGCACGACGGACACGTTGGTGATCAAGGGCTTCTGGCTGGAAGACGGCGTGGCGGTCGATGCGGCGTTCCTCGACGCACTGGCGCGCGGCCTGCGGCGTTTTATGGACTTCGTGGGCGCGCAGACCCTCGACCTGGACGCAGTGAGCGATAAACCCGTGCGCAATGGGCTGCGCGCTCGGCTTGAGCCGGGCGGATAA
- a CDS encoding glycosyltransferase family 2 protein → MPDPQSPTITVLMAVHNGAATLREALDGILAQTLADFEVVVVDDASTDATPELLRAAAEADPRVRIVRNAENLGLTRSLNRGWDLAQGRYIARMDADDVALPERFARQVALLDAQPEVGVCGTWIETIGDPAGDVWDFPADDAAIRSRLIFENVMPHSTVMFRRAAFDDAGLRYDPAFTAAQDYDLWVRAAPLVRFANVPEVLLHYRVHPAQIGSARRAEQRACAQRVRRAQIERLGLHPTEADLALHESLALWQVACGYGDLRRVSLWLAALQTANRVAGIYPEPAFTQILTDRWWRAYPRQSERGLGVCLALARSPFEWAEPELWAQRRRIALRDARAAIVVRIKDRLRPIKRMVLRG, encoded by the coding sequence ATGCCCGACCCGCAGTCCCCCACGATCACCGTGCTGATGGCCGTACACAACGGCGCGGCGACGCTGCGCGAGGCGCTCGACGGCATCCTGGCGCAGACGCTCGCGGATTTCGAGGTGGTGGTCGTGGACGACGCCTCGACCGACGCCACGCCGGAGCTGCTGCGCGCCGCTGCGGAGGCCGATCCGCGCGTGCGGATCGTGCGCAACGCGGAAAATCTGGGTCTGACGCGCTCGCTCAATCGCGGGTGGGATCTGGCGCAGGGACGGTACATCGCGCGCATGGACGCCGACGACGTGGCGCTGCCGGAACGCTTCGCGCGGCAGGTTGCGCTGCTCGACGCGCAGCCGGAGGTCGGCGTATGCGGCACGTGGATCGAGACGATCGGTGATCCGGCGGGCGACGTGTGGGACTTCCCGGCGGACGATGCGGCGATTCGCAGCCGCCTGATTTTCGAAAACGTCATGCCGCATTCGACCGTGATGTTCCGCCGCGCAGCATTCGACGACGCCGGGCTGCGCTACGATCCGGCCTTTACCGCCGCGCAGGATTACGACCTGTGGGTGCGGGCCGCGCCGTTGGTGCGCTTCGCTAACGTGCCGGAAGTGCTGCTGCACTACCGCGTGCACCCGGCGCAGATCGGGTCGGCGCGGCGGGCGGAGCAGCGGGCGTGCGCTCAGCGTGTGCGGCGCGCGCAGATCGAGCGGCTGGGCCTGCACCCCACCGAGGCGGATCTGGCGCTGCATGAGTCGCTGGCGTTGTGGCAGGTCGCATGCGGCTACGGGGATCTGCGCCGCGTCTCGCTGTGGCTGGCAGCGCTGCAAACGGCCAATCGCGTCGCCGGGATCTACCCCGAACCGGCGTTCACGCAGATTCTGACGGATCGTTGGTGGAGGGCCTATCCTCGCCAATCCGAGCGCGGCCTGGGGGTGTGTCTGGCGCTGGCGCGCTCGCCGTTCGAGTGGGCCGAGCCGGAGCTGTGGGCGCAGCGGCGGCGGATCGCGCTGCGTGACGCGCGGGCGGCGATCGTCGTGCGGATCAAGGACCGGCTGAGGCCGATCAAGCGCATGGTGCTGCGGGGCTAG
- a CDS encoding glycosyltransferase family 2 protein gives MTDPSRPASAPLISVVVCTYNRAALLAQALDTLCAQTLDPDLYEVLVIDNNSTDDTRATVERYAPRIRHVLETAQGLSHARNRGWREARGTYIAYTDDDCKLPPDWLANARRVIEDRAPAALGGPYFAFYMSPKPVWFKDSYASHDQGSEARALGPDEFLDGGNIFVRRDLLAALNGFDPGLGMAGGRVAYGEETDLIKRLRAADPDALVWYDPALVVLHLVKPRLMNLRWLMGQRFAGGRDWYKLNHSDSPPPKSRRAVLQTVRQLGYHGIQFGLDLARGLLRRDRTTYPAFQNYLYERGFRRVFQMGETVQALLMQLGRDGD, from the coding sequence ATGACCGATCCGTCCCGCCCGGCCTCCGCGCCGCTGATCTCCGTCGTCGTATGTACCTATAACCGTGCCGCGCTGCTGGCCCAGGCGCTCGATACGCTCTGCGCCCAGACGCTCGACCCCGATCTGTACGAAGTCCTGGTGATCGACAACAACTCAACCGACGATACGCGCGCCACGGTCGAGCGTTACGCGCCGCGCATCCGCCACGTGCTCGAAACGGCGCAGGGCCTGTCGCACGCGCGCAATCGGGGCTGGCGCGAAGCGCGCGGGACATACATCGCCTATACCGACGACGACTGCAAGCTGCCCCCCGACTGGCTCGCCAACGCCCGCCGCGTGATCGAGGATCGCGCGCCTGCCGCGTTGGGCGGTCCTTACTTCGCGTTTTACATGTCGCCCAAACCTGTGTGGTTCAAAGACAGCTACGCCTCACACGATCAGGGCAGTGAGGCGCGCGCGCTGGGACCGGACGAATTTCTGGACGGCGGCAACATCTTCGTGCGACGCGATCTGCTGGCCGCGCTGAACGGCTTCGATCCCGGCCTGGGCATGGCGGGCGGGCGTGTCGCGTACGGCGAAGAGACCGACCTGATCAAGCGTCTGCGCGCCGCCGATCCTGACGCGCTGGTGTGGTACGATCCGGCGCTGGTCGTGCTGCATCTGGTCAAGCCGCGCCTGATGAACCTGCGCTGGCTGATGGGCCAGCGCTTCGCGGGCGGGCGCGACTGGTATAAGCTCAATCACAGCGACTCGCCGCCGCCCAAGAGTAGGCGTGCCGTACTCCAAACCGTGCGCCAGCTTGGGTATCATGGGATTCAGTTCGGGCTGGATCTGGCGCGCGGCCTGCTCCGCCGCGACCGGACGACATATCCGGCCTTCCAAAATTACCTGTACGAGCGCGGTTTTCGCCGGGTGTTCCAGATGGGCGAGACGGTCCAGGCGCTGCTGATGCAGTTGGGCCGGGATGGTGATTGA
- the dinB gene encoding DNA polymerase IV — translation MAIRKILHLDLDAFFCCVEEQRDPSLRGQPFAVGGRPDQRGVVASCSYAARQFGIHSAMPMIQAVRRCPDLIIVPHDRAAYSAASHEVMQRLHALTPLVEQLSIDEAFLDVSLLPGPAEHIARELQGTINEELNLPCSLGVATNKLVAKIANTIGKGRVRSGQPPNAITVVPPGEEAAFLAPLPVNELWGVGPKTEEALAKLGIRTIADLARWPADDLARRFGKNGESLARHARGIDERPVEPEQDTKSISRETTFTRDIGDGDALRRVLRRLADEVGWRARRDELAGTTIKLKLRWSDFTTLTRQITLDHPTDQDDEIYTQVEQLFMQHWPRGRAVRLIGVGLSGFEDPHQQLGLWDDPHTYAQKRRLQATLDDLRERFGEGTIKRGSDLSEDGD, via the coding sequence ATGGCGATCCGCAAGATTCTCCACCTCGATCTCGACGCGTTTTTCTGCTGCGTCGAGGAGCAGCGTGACCCGTCGCTGCGCGGCCAGCCGTTCGCCGTCGGCGGGCGGCCCGACCAGCGCGGCGTCGTCGCGTCGTGCTCGTATGCCGCGCGGCAGTTCGGCATCCATTCCGCCATGCCAATGATCCAGGCCGTGCGCCGCTGCCCGGATCTGATCATCGTCCCGCACGACCGCGCCGCCTACAGCGCCGCCTCACACGAGGTCATGCAGCGGCTGCACGCGCTGACGCCGCTGGTCGAGCAGTTGTCGATCGACGAGGCGTTTCTGGACGTAAGCCTGCTGCCCGGCCCGGCGGAACATATCGCGCGCGAACTTCAGGGCACGATCAACGAAGAACTGAACCTGCCGTGCTCGCTGGGTGTAGCAACGAACAAGCTCGTGGCGAAGATCGCCAACACGATCGGCAAGGGCCGCGTGCGCAGCGGCCAGCCGCCCAACGCGATCACCGTCGTGCCCCCCGGCGAGGAAGCGGCGTTCCTTGCGCCGCTGCCTGTGAATGAATTATGGGGCGTCGGCCCGAAGACGGAAGAGGCGCTGGCGAAGCTGGGCATCCGCACCATCGCGGATCTGGCGCGCTGGCCCGCCGACGATCTCGCGCGGCGATTCGGCAAAAACGGCGAGAGCCTGGCCCGCCACGCACGCGGCATCGACGAGCGCCCGGTCGAGCCGGAGCAGGATACCAAGTCGATCAGCCGCGAGACGACCTTCACGCGCGACATCGGTGACGGCGACGCCCTGCGACGTGTGCTGCGGCGGCTGGCGGACGAGGTCGGCTGGCGGGCGCGGCGCGACGAGTTAGCGGGCACCACGATCAAGCTCAAGCTGCGCTGGTCGGACTTCACCACGCTGACGCGGCAGATCACGCTCGATCACCCCACCGACCAGGACGACGAGATTTACACGCAGGTGGAGCAGTTGTTCATGCAGCATTGGCCGCGTGGCCGGGCGGTACGTCTGATCGGGGTGGGCCTGAGCGGGTTCGAAGACCCGCACCAGCAGCTTGGCCTGTGGGACGATCCGCACACGTACGCGCAGAAGCGCCGCCTGCAAGCGACACTCGACGATCTGCGCGAGCGCTTCGGGGAAGGGACCATCAAGCGCGGCAGCGACCTCAGCGAAGACGGAGACTAG
- a CDS encoding alpha/beta fold hydrolase, translated as MIQLTVLKPVLTGLLTLCLTLAFAVPIAAQGDEPELPPATESGMAPVNDIEMYYATYGDPANEPLLLLHGGLGNADYFVNQIPAFTENYYVITADSRGHGRSTMSDQQIGYALMASDVLALLDTLEIDAVNLVGWSDGGIIGLDIAINHPERLLKLIAYGANYNPSGVKDDIDSSERFNEYIEMAAEDYVRLSPNPDNFDAFLENIGNMWATEPSYTVEQMSAINVPTLILDGIEEEAIYPAHDLEMATLIPTADLVLMGGVGHFAMWEATDEFNDIILDYLSR; from the coding sequence ATGATCCAGCTCACCGTTTTAAAACCTGTACTCACCGGACTGCTCACCCTCTGCCTGACGCTTGCGTTCGCAGTCCCGATCGCGGCGCAGGGCGACGAGCCGGAACTGCCGCCCGCGACCGAATCGGGCATGGCCCCGGTCAACGACATCGAGATGTATTATGCGACCTATGGCGATCCGGCCAACGAGCCGCTCCTGCTGCTGCACGGCGGCCTGGGCAACGCGGACTACTTCGTCAACCAGATTCCGGCCTTCACCGAGAACTACTATGTCATCACAGCGGACAGCCGGGGGCACGGGCGCTCGACCATGTCCGACCAGCAGATCGGCTATGCGCTGATGGCCTCGGACGTGCTGGCGCTGCTGGACACCCTGGAGATCGACGCGGTCAATCTGGTGGGCTGGAGCGACGGCGGCATCATCGGCCTCGACATCGCCATCAACCACCCGGAGCGCCTGCTGAAACTGATCGCCTACGGTGCGAACTACAACCCGTCCGGCGTGAAAGACGACATCGATTCGAGCGAGCGCTTCAACGAATATATCGAAATGGCGGCGGAAGATTACGTGCGCCTCTCGCCCAATCCCGATAACTTCGATGCGTTCCTCGAAAATATCGGCAACATGTGGGCCACGGAACCGAGCTACACCGTCGAGCAGATGAGCGCCATCAACGTACCCACGCTGATCCTGGACGGCATCGAGGAAGAGGCGATCTACCCGGCGCACGACCTGGAAATGGCGACGCTGATCCCGACAGCGGACCTCGTGCTGATGGGCGGCGTGGGACACTTCGCCATGTGGGAAGCGACCGACGAGTTCAACGATATCATACTGGATTACCTGAGCCGGTAG
- a CDS encoding glycosyltransferase has protein sequence MPAETDPLRILQVSTYDVGGGAERIAAQLMAYYRTQGHTAEMAVGIKRADDPGTYLIPNAALRGPWTRFWWRVYERMGPVSHRVRGVWRVRRLAEYLAEPGITLDRARGIQTMRYPGTRRLLDLPLQPPDILHAHNLHIDYFDLRQLPHLSRKRPLLITLHDMWLFTGHCAHALKGDWWKTGCAHCPDLALYPPIRRDATAINWARKRGIYAQSRFAIAAPSHWLLDRARQSMLMPAVTEARVIPNGVDVDTFRPANDARAVREALGLPPDAAILLFTALGIRTNVWKDYATLEAAVRQIAARIGDRPLVFVVLGESGEDETWDGAAVRYVPFQRDPAVVAQYYQAADLYLHAAYADTFPNTVLEALACGTPVVATAVGGIPEQIRGLARFDSGWNTSDPAEATGVLVGPGDAPAMAEAALALLADEPLRRQLSENAARDVRARFSLKQQGETYLAFYRELIARHAAETQRA, from the coding sequence ATGCCCGCCGAAACCGATCCGCTGCGCATTCTGCAAGTCAGCACCTACGACGTGGGCGGCGGCGCGGAACGCATCGCGGCGCAGTTGATGGCATACTACCGCACGCAGGGGCATACGGCGGAGATGGCGGTCGGCATCAAGCGCGCGGACGATCCCGGCACGTACCTGATCCCCAACGCCGCGCTGCGCGGGCCGTGGACCCGCTTCTGGTGGCGCGTCTACGAGCGCATGGGGCCGGTCAGCCACCGGGTGCGCGGCGTGTGGCGCGTGCGGCGGCTGGCCGAATACTTAGCCGAACCGGGCATTACGCTCGACCGCGCACGCGGCATCCAGACCATGCGCTATCCCGGCACGCGCCGCCTGCTCGACCTGCCCCTACAGCCGCCGGACATCCTGCACGCGCACAACCTGCACATCGACTACTTCGACCTGCGCCAGCTTCCGCACCTGAGCCGCAAGCGCCCGCTGCTGATCACGCTGCACGACATGTGGCTGTTCACCGGGCACTGCGCCCACGCGTTAAAAGGCGATTGGTGGAAGACCGGCTGCGCCCACTGCCCCGACCTCGCGCTGTACCCGCCCATCCGCCGCGACGCGACCGCGATCAATTGGGCACGCAAACGCGGCATTTACGCACAGAGCCGCTTCGCCATCGCCGCGCCGAGCCACTGGCTGCTCGATCGGGCGCGGCAGTCGATGCTGATGCCTGCCGTCACCGAGGCGCGCGTAATCCCGAACGGCGTGGATGTGGACACCTTCCGCCCGGCGAATGATGCGCGCGCGGTCCGCGAGGCGCTCGGCCTGCCGCCGGACGCGGCTATTCTGCTGTTTACGGCGCTGGGGATTCGCACCAACGTGTGGAAGGACTACGCCACGCTCGAAGCCGCCGTGCGGCAGATCGCGGCGCGCATAGGGGATCGCCCGCTGGTGTTCGTGGTGCTGGGCGAAAGTGGCGAGGACGAAACGTGGGACGGTGCAGCCGTGCGCTATGTGCCCTTCCAGCGCGATCCGGCGGTCGTGGCGCAGTACTATCAGGCCGCCGACCTGTATCTGCACGCGGCCTATGCCGATACGTTCCCGAACACGGTTTTGGAAGCGCTGGCGTGCGGCACGCCGGTCGTGGCGACGGCAGTGGGCGGCATCCCGGAGCAGATCCGGGGCCTCGCGCGCTTCGATTCAGGTTGGAATACGAGCGATCCGGCGGAGGCGACGGGCGTGCTGGTCGGTCCCGGTGACGCGCCTGCGATGGCCGAGGCCGCACTCGCGCTGCTGGCCGACGAACCGCTGCGCCGCCAGTTGAGCGAGAACGCCGCCCGCGACGTCCGCGCGCGCTTCAGCCTGAAACAGCAGGGGGAAACGTACCTCGCGTTTTACCGGGAATTGATCGCCCGCCACGCGGCGGAAACGCAGCGCGCGTAG
- a CDS encoding glycosyltransferase family A protein — protein sequence MSDLPRVSFGMIVLNGEPFVRYNLRALYPFAHEIIVVEGAAPAAAGVATPDGHSLDGTLETLRRFKAEEDPDDKLQIVTRDGLWTGEKDEMSQAYADRATGDYLWQVDSDEFYRPQDMQAVLDLLHGDPSITAMSFKTRTFWGGFESITDGYYLRDGGDEFHRLFKWGPGYHYTTHRPPTVVDDQGRDLRNLHWIDGATLARHGIVMYHYSLVFPKQVFNKSSYYDRAAWVPRSGYGEWAEGTFLRLEDPFHVHNVYTYPSWLERYRGPHPDQIEALRRDLAAGVITVEQRPTDDIDSLLRAPSYLARRAALKLRYDSRPARATLRRTLALPKRIARRAVRALAAR from the coding sequence ATGAGCGATTTGCCGCGCGTCTCGTTTGGCATGATCGTGCTCAACGGTGAGCCGTTCGTGCGGTACAACCTGCGCGCGCTGTATCCGTTCGCGCACGAGATCATCGTCGTGGAGGGCGCGGCTCCGGCGGCGGCAGGCGTCGCCACGCCGGACGGCCACTCGCTCGACGGCACGCTGGAGACGCTGCGGCGCTTCAAAGCCGAGGAAGATCCCGACGACAAGCTCCAGATCGTCACGCGTGACGGTCTCTGGACCGGCGAAAAGGACGAAATGTCGCAGGCGTACGCCGACCGCGCGACGGGCGACTACTTATGGCAGGTGGACAGCGACGAGTTCTATCGCCCGCAGGATATGCAGGCCGTGTTGGACCTGCTGCACGGCGATCCGTCCATCACGGCGATGTCGTTCAAGACGCGCACGTTCTGGGGCGGCTTCGAGTCGATTACGGACGGGTATTACCTGCGCGACGGCGGTGACGAGTTCCACCGGCTGTTCAAGTGGGGGCCCGGCTACCACTACACCACGCACCGCCCGCCGACCGTGGTCGATGATCAGGGACGCGACCTGCGGAACCTGCACTGGATCGACGGTGCGACGCTCGCCCGGCACGGCATCGTCATGTACCACTATTCGCTGGTGTTCCCCAAGCAGGTCTTCAACAAGAGCAGCTATTACGACCGCGCCGCCTGGGTCCCGCGCAGCGGCTACGGAGAGTGGGCGGAAGGCACCTTCCTACGCCTGGAAGATCCGTTCCACGTGCACAACGTCTACACCTATCCGAGCTGGCTGGAGCGTTATCGCGGCCCGCACCCGGACCAGATCGAGGCGCTGCGGCGCGATCTGGCCGCCGGAGTGATCACCGTCGAGCAGCGCCCCACGGACGACATCGACAGCCTGCTGCGCGCGCCAAGTTACCTCGCTCGGCGCGCTGCGCTGAAACTGCGCTACGACTCGCGTCCCGCCCGTGCCACTCTGCGACGGACCCTGGCGCTGCCGAAGCGTATCGCCCGCCGCGCCGTACGCGCCCTGGCCGCGCGGTGA
- the asnB gene encoding asparagine synthase (glutamine-hydrolyzing), producing the protein MCGITGTISRTPLTKEARTRVTAMNNQMSHRGPDGAGDYNAPHLALAMRRLSIIDLTGGWQPLYNEDRSVVVIANGEIYNYVEQRAALETLGHRFNTNSDCETIAHLYEEHGDECVQHLRGMFAFALWDVDRQRLLLARDRMGEKPLYVWEGDGRVVFASEMKALLAGLPHTPDLDPVSIDQYFHFGYIPEPRTALQGVRKLPAGHTLAISLKPWRVRQRQYWDMAAAPALDGDPVEDLRAELDTISRLIVRSDVPVGVALSAGLDSSALAALAARAYPGTMHAFSIGYPGRPENDERAGAKALADHLGLPFHDIELATSDMVAAFPQVIRALDDPIADPASFGYFSVNRLAREHGVPVLLQGQGGDELFWGYPWVQQAAEDTLLKQRLYAGQMPTGEKLSRTLQSEWLPLPRDPSPEVWKNWLRTMLGRDDGHETRARWRRIADGYADTPVFMDSVVDFRQAQLRRGGYYGPAMQAQLAARSAYAPFTAPQPWNVPVLMTRLISQTYLLENGIAQGDRLSMASSVELRLPLVDYRLVEIVIGHRKTQPDLTQPPKAWLRAALRDVLPDWVMNRPKLGFAPPTLEWMRALIDAYGGDLRDGALVQAGILSPDGAERAIRREGYKRGVLPMPFKALCLELWCKQMLSVPASKAESAV; encoded by the coding sequence GTGTGTGGAATTACCGGTACGATCAGCCGCACCCCGCTGACGAAAGAGGCGCGGACGCGGGTGACTGCTATGAACAACCAGATGAGTCACCGGGGGCCGGACGGCGCGGGCGATTACAACGCGCCGCACCTGGCGCTGGCGATGCGCCGCCTGAGCATCATCGACCTGACCGGCGGCTGGCAGCCGCTCTATAACGAAGACCGCTCGGTGGTGGTCATCGCTAACGGCGAGATCTACAACTACGTCGAGCAGCGCGCCGCGCTGGAAACACTCGGCCACCGCTTCAACACCAATTCCGACTGCGAGACTATCGCGCACCTGTACGAAGAACACGGCGACGAATGCGTGCAGCATCTGCGCGGCATGTTCGCCTTCGCCCTGTGGGACGTGGATCGCCAGCGGCTGCTGCTGGCCCGCGACCGCATGGGCGAAAAGCCGCTCTACGTGTGGGAGGGCGACGGGCGCGTTGTGTTCGCCAGCGAAATGAAAGCGCTGCTGGCCGGGCTGCCCCACACGCCCGATCTCGATCCCGTCTCCATCGACCAGTATTTCCACTTCGGCTACATCCCGGAACCGCGTACCGCGCTGCAAGGCGTGCGCAAGCTGCCCGCCGGGCATACGCTGGCGATCTCGCTCAAGCCGTGGCGCGTGCGCCAGCGGCAGTACTGGGACATGGCCGCCGCGCCCGCCCTGGACGGCGATCCGGTCGAGGATCTGCGCGCGGAACTGGACACAATCAGCCGCCTGATCGTGCGCTCCGACGTGCCGGTTGGCGTCGCGCTCAGCGCCGGGCTGGATTCGAGCGCGCTGGCGGCGCTGGCCGCGCGCGCTTATCCCGGCACGATGCACGCCTTCAGCATCGGCTATCCGGGCCGCCCCGAAAACGACGAGCGCGCCGGGGCCAAAGCCCTGGCCGATCACCTGGGTCTGCCCTTCCACGATATCGAACTGGCGACCTCGGACATGGTCGCAGCCTTCCCGCAGGTGATACGCGCGCTTGACGACCCGATCGCGGACCCGGCCAGCTTCGGCTATTTCAGCGTCAACCGCCTCGCGCGCGAGCACGGCGTCCCGGTGCTGCTGCAGGGTCAGGGCGGGGACGAATTATTCTGGGGCTACCCGTGGGTGCAGCAGGCGGCGGAAGACACGCTGCTCAAGCAGCGCCTGTACGCGGGCCAGATGCCGACTGGCGAAAAGCTCAGCCGCACGCTGCAAAGCGAATGGCTGCCGCTCCCGCGCGATCCGTCGCCGGAAGTGTGGAAAAACTGGCTGCGCACCATGCTGGGCCGGGATGACGGCCACGAGACGCGCGCCCGCTGGCGGCGCATCGCGGACGGCTACGCCGATACGCCCGTGTTCATGGACAGCGTCGTGGATTTCCGCCAGGCGCAGCTCCGGCGCGGCGGCTATTACGGCCCGGCGATGCAGGCACAGCTCGCTGCGCGCAGCGCCTACGCGCCCTTCACCGCACCGCAGCCGTGGAACGTGCCGGTCCTGATGACCCGGCTCATCAGCCAGACGTACCTGCTCGAAAACGGCATCGCACAGGGCGACCGGCTGAGCATGGCGTCGTCGGTCGAACTGCGGCTGCCGCTGGTCGATTACCGTCTGGTGGAGATCGTGATCGGGCACCGTAAGACGCAGCCGGACCTGACTCAACCGCCCAAAGCGTGGCTGCGCGCCGCGCTGCGTGACGTGCTGCCCGACTGGGTGATGAACCGGCCTAAACTGGGCTTTGCGCCGCCCACGCTGGAATGGATGCGCGCGCTGATCGACGCCTACGGCGGCGACCTGCGCGACGGCGCATTGGTGCAGGCGGGCATCCTCTCGCCCGACGGCGCAGAACGGGCCATCCGGCGCGAAGGCTATAAGCGCGGGGTCCTCCCCATGCCGTTCAAGGCGCTGTGCCTGGAACTGTGGTGCAAACAAATGTTGAGCGTGCCTGCTTCCAAAGCCGAATCGGCGGTCTAA
- a CDS encoding class I SAM-dependent methyltransferase, which translates to MNYDADYFNWQKNIGAFGGKANLFKFAPYLHPTDTVLDFGCGGGYLLHEIACQTKAGIEISANARDEAQRLGLTVYERPEDVPDDFATVIVSNHALEHVERPLDILRALLPKLKPGGKAVFVVPHQKPDEGYRPNDINQHLYTWNPLTLGNLFYAAGYTNIRADAIQHKWPPNYTRWYARLGPRGFDRLAHLYAIYKRNYQIRAVAERPQA; encoded by the coding sequence ATGAATTACGATGCGGATTATTTCAACTGGCAAAAGAACATCGGCGCGTTTGGAGGCAAAGCGAACCTGTTCAAGTTCGCGCCCTACCTCCACCCGACCGATACCGTGCTCGATTTCGGCTGCGGCGGCGGCTATTTGCTGCACGAGATCGCCTGCCAGACGAAGGCGGGCATCGAGATCAGCGCGAACGCCCGTGACGAGGCGCAGCGCCTGGGCCTGACGGTGTACGAGCGCCCGGAAGACGTGCCGGACGACTTCGCCACCGTGATCGTGTCGAATCACGCGCTGGAACACGTCGAACGCCCGCTGGACATCCTGCGCGCGCTGCTGCCCAAGCTCAAACCGGGCGGCAAAGCGGTGTTCGTCGTGCCGCATCAAAAGCCGGATGAAGGTTACCGCCCGAACGACATCAACCAGCACCTGTATACCTGGAACCCCCTCACGCTGGGCAACCTGTTCTACGCAGCGGGTTATACCAACATCCGCGCGGATGCCATCCAGCACAAGTGGCCGCCCAACTATACGCGCTGGTATGCCCGGCTGGGGCCGCGCGGCTTCGACCGGCTGGCGCACCTGTACGCCATCTACAAGCGCAATTACCAGATCCGCGCCGTGGCGGAGCGTCCCCAGGCATGA